From a single Leptidea sinapis chromosome 19, ilLepSina1.1, whole genome shotgun sequence genomic region:
- the LOC126969909 gene encoding facilitated trehalose transporter Tret1-like has translation MFYASALLRWFRKFQHGGVANQFFMALMVTIPVLNFGMLMGWQSPMTPILQSPDGPAPEPISDETISWMASITFFPSIFCGVFVGKLADKWGRKNTTMLTSLSLVISWSITLFSLRPWALITSRAVAGLACAGCYVVTPLYLKEIASDNIRGALGSLFILVQNLGYLVVYVAGDILSFAAVMWLCTAIPVIHLLVFMMMPETPVFLVKQGKIKEAKSSLAWLRYTTVDDKNLEEEIKQLEREEDFARSMKKTSWKSIYQDKTTFKAFRISLNVMLSQETCGYLVVLMYAGSIFDQASQSISLKLSPNKQTIVVGAIQLLGSVVASCIVEKTGRKWLLASTSLATGLSMLALGAWFYITSFSIWLPGWLPVLAMCLCIFSDAAGYQPVPYVITSELFSFQHRGMVTSFVSSVDALSDFLQTKAYDPLLKLLGIHWVFIFFSMICFLGTVYTVLYVPETKDRSVEEIYAILEDGRQKEKRKDMEAGNEVTRL, from the exons tgaCGATTCCTGTCCTAAACTTCGGAATGCTGATGGGATGGCAGTCTCCAATGACGCCGATACTCCAATCACCAGACGGCCCAGCCCCAGAACCCATCAGTGACGAGACAATATCCTGGATGGCTTCGATCACATTCTTCCCCTCAATATTCTGCGGCGTGTTCGTCGGGAAGCTAGCTGACAAATGGGGGAGGAAGAATACCACAATGTTGACGTCGCTATCTCTTGTG ATAAGTTGGAGCATAACTCTATTCTCCCTTCGACCCTGGGCCCTCATCACCTCGCGAGCTGTGGCTGGTCTAGCCTGTGCTGGCTGCTACGTGGTGACTCCATTGTACTTGAAAgag ATCGCGTCAGACAACATACGGGGTGCGCTAGGTTCCCTCTTCATCCTCGTCCAGAACCTGGGTTACCTGGTGGTCTACGTGGCAGGAGATATCCTGTCGTTCGCAGCGGTCATGTGGCTCTGCACTGCTATTCCGGTGATACACTTGCTTGTGTTCATGATGATGCCAGAAACTCCTGTGTTCTTAGTCAAACAGGGCAAGATAAAA GAAGCTAAATCGTCTCTAGCATGGCTTCGGTACACAACGGTGGACGACAAAAATTTAGAAGAAGAGATAAAACAGTTAGAGAGAGAAGAAGACTTTGCGCGTTCTATGAAAAAAACTTCGTGGAAAAGTATAT ATCAAGACAAGACAACATTCAAAGCGTTCAGGATATCCCTGAACGTGATGCTGTCACAGGAGACGTGTGGCTATCTGGTGGTGCTGATGTACGCTGGCTCCATCTTTGACCAGGCATCGCAGTCCATAAGCCTGAAGCTCAGCCCCAACAAGCAGACCATTGTTGTGGGAGCCATTCAGCTGTTGGGGTCCGTAGTAGCCAGCTGCATCGTTGAGAAAACTGGACGAAAA TGGCTTCTAGCTTCCACGTCTCTGGCTACGGGCTTGTCCATGCTGGCCTTAGGAGCGTGGTTCTATATCACCTCGTTCTCCATATGGCTGCCTGGCTGGCTTCCGGTCCTAGCCATGTGTCTGTGTATCTTCTCAGACGCCGCAGGCTATCAACCTGTGCCATATGTTATTACTTCTGAGCTTTTCTCATTCCAG CATCGCGGCATGGTTACATCGTTCGTCAGCAGCGTGGATGCTCTCAGCGACTTCCTGCAAACGAAAGCCTACGACCCACTCCTCAAACTACTGGGTATACACTGGGTTTTCATATTCTTCTCAATGATATGCTTCCTCGGTACTGTGTACACAGTATTATATGTACCAGAGACTAAGGACAGAAGTGTCGAAGAGATTTACGCAATCCTCGAAGATGGGAGACAGAAGGAGAAACGGAAAGACATGGAAGCTGGTAATGAAGTAACTAGATTGTAA